Proteins encoded within one genomic window of Phycisphaerae bacterium:
- a CDS encoding HDOD domain-containing protein, which produces MSDCVASAKAPVVGGKTLPPELLKSLNRVTELSSLPEITTRIVQVVEDPRSTARQIHEVVQSDPALATKILKIVNSAFYGLPSQIASLDRAIVMLGLSAVKNLALAASLSRLLKAGEVCTGFSTRDLWRHSVAVAVAAKLLARVGRYALGDEAFVAGLVHDMGLIVVQQLFTEKTRDVAERCLATPQSYCAAEETIIGADHQLFGAVLATKWKFPPALRFAIGYHHEPSSLQPEFQRIAGLIYLADTLSCRGQHGYWLTGHTQDYPEWLLQLAGLTLPDIEQVGNELGAQLVEAEQIFGSD; this is translated from the coding sequence ATGTCGGATTGCGTGGCGAGTGCCAAAGCGCCCGTCGTCGGCGGCAAGACGCTGCCGCCGGAGCTGCTCAAATCCCTGAACCGGGTGACCGAGCTCAGCTCGCTGCCCGAGATCACGACGCGCATCGTGCAGGTGGTCGAAGACCCCCGCTCGACGGCCCGGCAGATTCACGAGGTCGTGCAGTCCGACCCGGCCCTGGCCACCAAGATCCTCAAGATCGTCAACTCCGCGTTTTACGGCCTGCCGTCCCAGATCGCGAGCCTGGATCGCGCCATCGTCATGCTGGGCCTCAGCGCCGTGAAGAACCTCGCGCTGGCGGCCTCGCTGTCACGCCTGCTCAAGGCCGGCGAGGTGTGCACGGGTTTCTCCACCCGCGACCTGTGGCGCCACAGCGTGGCCGTGGCCGTCGCCGCCAAGCTCCTCGCCCGGGTCGGTCGCTACGCGCTCGGCGACGAAGCATTCGTCGCCGGCCTCGTGCACGACATGGGCCTGATCGTCGTCCAGCAGCTCTTCACGGAAAAGACCCGCGACGTGGCGGAACGCTGCCTCGCCACACCGCAAAGCTACTGCGCCGCCGAGGAGACCATTATCGGTGCCGACCACCAGTTGTTCGGCGCGGTCCTGGCCACAAAATGGAAATTCCCGCCGGCCCTGCGTTTCGCGATCGGCTACCACCACGAACCGAGCTCGCTCCAGCCCGAATTCCAGCGCATCGCCGGGCTCATCTACCTGGCGGACACGCTGAGCTGTCGCGGCCAACACGGCTACTGGCTGACCGGCCACACGCAGGACTATCCGGAGTGGCTGCTGCAACTCGCCGGCCTGACGCTGCCGGACATTGAGCAGGTTGGCAACGAGCTCGGCGCACAGCTCGTCGAAGCCGAGCAGATCTTCGGCAGCGATTGA
- a CDS encoding alkaline phosphatase, translating into MRDPRELNRRELLELGIAAGLSAGLLGATRAQDAPTTSTAGRPRNIVFMVADGMSLGVPSLAEPFSQLVRETGTAWAALLRDPRNTLGFFDTGSLNSPVTDSAAASTAWSSGSRVFNGFLNVLPDGTTLTPIGALVHDAGLRMGLVTTTTVTHATPAGFAAVQTNRGDEQLIAPQYLDRVDVILGGGRKFFDAARRKDGHDLIGEFVGRGYTFWEQRGQLTGSARPPRVLGLFDDGHLPYTIDQRNTAELAQRVPTLAEMTQAALELLAAGDRGFVLQVEGGRVDHAAHGNDAAALLWDQLAFDDAIAAVVAFARRRGDTLVVITSDHGNANPGLNGMGGGYGASQRCLARLTRATMSLDRLACDLRPGRDQPALPAERVIELVRVAQGVDISREHADVLRNVAAGAATAALNAQRAGLLAVLGEILANHNGVSWTGVSHTQDLTLVTALGPGAERFAGLRQNAEAFEPLTALLDIHHQNPRMSTEQAQRYAAAAPEHLPPDWA; encoded by the coding sequence ATGCGTGACCCGCGGGAATTGAATCGTCGTGAACTGCTCGAACTGGGTATTGCCGCCGGTCTGAGCGCCGGGCTGCTCGGCGCGACCCGGGCGCAGGACGCCCCGACGACGTCCACGGCTGGCCGCCCGCGGAACATCGTCTTCATGGTGGCCGATGGCATGAGCCTGGGTGTGCCCTCGCTGGCGGAGCCGTTCTCGCAACTGGTCCGCGAGACGGGGACGGCGTGGGCGGCGTTGTTGCGCGATCCGCGGAACACGCTCGGCTTCTTTGACACCGGGTCGCTGAATTCGCCGGTGACGGACTCGGCCGCCGCCTCGACTGCCTGGAGCAGCGGCAGCCGCGTGTTCAACGGTTTTCTGAACGTGCTGCCGGACGGCACGACGCTCACGCCGATCGGCGCGCTGGTGCACGACGCGGGCTTGCGCATGGGGCTCGTCACCACGACGACGGTGACACACGCGACGCCGGCCGGCTTTGCCGCCGTGCAGACCAATCGCGGCGACGAGCAGTTAATTGCACCGCAGTACCTGGACCGCGTGGATGTCATCCTGGGCGGCGGGCGGAAGTTCTTTGACGCGGCGCGGCGCAAGGACGGACACGATCTGATCGGCGAGTTCGTCGGCCGGGGCTACACGTTCTGGGAGCAGCGCGGGCAACTGACCGGCAGCGCCCGGCCGCCGCGCGTGCTCGGCCTGTTCGACGACGGTCACCTGCCTTACACCATCGATCAGCGCAATACCGCTGAGCTGGCGCAGCGCGTCCCGACGCTGGCGGAGATGACGCAGGCGGCGCTGGAGCTGCTCGCGGCCGGCGACCGAGGCTTCGTGCTGCAGGTCGAAGGCGGGCGCGTCGACCACGCGGCGCACGGCAACGACGCCGCGGCGCTACTGTGGGACCAACTGGCCTTTGACGATGCCATCGCGGCCGTGGTGGCGTTCGCGCGCCGCCGGGGCGACACGCTGGTCGTCATCACGAGCGACCACGGCAACGCCAACCCGGGTCTCAACGGCATGGGCGGCGGCTACGGCGCCAGCCAGCGCTGCCTCGCGCGTCTGACGCGGGCGACGATGTCACTGGACCGCCTGGCGTGCGACCTGCGCCCGGGCCGGGACCAGCCTGCCCTGCCGGCCGAGCGCGTCATCGAGCTCGTGCGGGTGGCGCAGGGCGTGGACATTTCCAGGGAACATGCGGACGTGTTGCGCAACGTCGCGGCCGGCGCGGCGACGGCGGCGCTGAACGCGCAGCGCGCGGGCCTGTTGGCGGTGCTGGGTGAAATCCTCGCGAATCACAATGGGGTGAGCTGGACGGGCGTATCGCACACACAGGATCTGACTTTGGTGACGGCGCTGGGGCCGGGGGCGGAGCGCTTCGCGGGCCTGCGCCAGAACGCGGAGGCTTTCGAGCCCCTCACAGCGCTGCTGGATATCCACCACCAGAACCCGCGGATGAGCACCGAGCAGGCCCAGCGTTATGCCGCCGCGGCCCCCGAGCATCTGCCGCCAGACTGGGCGTAG
- a CDS encoding beta-lactamase family protein gives MGLWNRLWLPVLISVSLASATDALPDALGQPSPGDFKDVRELPSGPAGERLTGLLDAINAGDDARMSAFINDTFAPEFRDFMPMKDHLNFFRRVRRASGGLEFYAIRTYEQPRRAGELVAILRQKLTGGWRGLMMQVESEPPHRIAGLTISPARPPTDLPPAPKLTRPELIEELQRFIERLVTADVFSGAVLLAKDGEVWFKGAWGQASKDFDIPNKVDTKFNLGSINKSFTAVAIAQLAERGKLSLADPVSKYLGPDWLPREVADKITIEHLLTHTAGLGSYFNDTFMAGSRERFRVVDDYKPLVEATLAFEPGTRYAYSNTGFLLLGAVVEKVSGGSYYDYVRKNIYTPAGMTNSDCYDLDRPVPNLAVGYTWAADDVGEHWETNLFKHVIRGGPAGGGFSTVEDLLRFDQALRTNKLVKPETAARMWTPSAQSGGQGQGYGHGFAIRGTPGNRVVGHSGGFAGISARFDMYLDAGCTVVVLCNYDQAAEVVGDQLAELLARLP, from the coding sequence ATGGGTCTGTGGAACCGCTTGTGGCTGCCGGTCCTGATCTCGGTGTCCCTGGCCAGCGCGACCGACGCGCTCCCCGACGCGCTCGGACAGCCATCGCCTGGCGACTTCAAGGATGTGCGCGAGCTGCCGAGCGGCCCTGCCGGCGAGCGCCTCACCGGGCTGCTGGACGCCATCAACGCCGGCGACGACGCGCGCATGAGCGCGTTCATTAACGACACGTTCGCGCCCGAGTTCCGTGACTTCATGCCAATGAAGGATCACCTGAACTTCTTCCGGCGGGTGCGGCGCGCGAGCGGCGGGCTCGAGTTTTACGCGATCCGCACTTACGAACAGCCGCGCCGCGCTGGCGAGTTGGTGGCGATCTTGCGGCAGAAACTGACCGGCGGCTGGCGCGGCCTCATGATGCAGGTGGAAAGTGAGCCGCCGCACCGCATCGCCGGCCTGACCATCTCACCGGCGCGACCGCCGACGGACCTGCCCCCGGCGCCCAAGTTGACGCGGCCCGAGCTGATCGAAGAATTGCAGCGCTTCATCGAGCGACTCGTCACCGCAGACGTGTTCTCGGGCGCGGTCCTGTTGGCGAAGGATGGGGAGGTGTGGTTCAAGGGCGCGTGGGGTCAGGCGAGCAAGGACTTCGACATACCCAACAAGGTGGACACGAAGTTCAACCTGGGGTCGATCAACAAGTCGTTCACGGCGGTAGCGATCGCGCAGCTCGCCGAGCGGGGGAAACTGAGTCTTGCCGACCCGGTGAGCAAGTATCTCGGCCCGGACTGGCTGCCGCGGGAGGTGGCCGACAAGATCACGATCGAGCATTTGCTGACGCATACGGCGGGGCTCGGGTCGTACTTCAATGACACGTTCATGGCGGGGTCGCGCGAGAGATTCCGCGTCGTGGACGACTACAAACCGCTTGTGGAGGCGACGCTGGCATTCGAGCCCGGCACACGGTACGCGTACAGCAACACGGGGTTCCTGCTGCTCGGGGCGGTGGTCGAGAAGGTCTCGGGCGGGAGCTACTACGACTACGTGCGGAAAAACATCTATACGCCGGCGGGCATGACCAACAGCGACTGCTACGACCTGGACCGGCCGGTGCCGAACCTGGCCGTCGGCTACACTTGGGCGGCGGACGACGTCGGCGAGCATTGGGAAACCAATCTCTTCAAGCACGTGATTCGCGGCGGGCCGGCGGGCGGCGGGTTCTCCACGGTTGAGGATTTGCTGCGCTTCGATCAGGCCTTGCGCACCAACAAGCTTGTCAAACCAGAGACGGCGGCCCGGATGTGGACGCCGTCGGCGCAGTCCGGCGGTCAAGGCCAGGGGTACGGCCACGGTTTCGCGATCCGCGGCACGCCGGGCAATCGCGTCGTGGGCCACAGCGGCGGTTTCGCGGGCATCAGCGCCCGGTTCGACATGTATCTCGATGCGGGCTGCACGGTCGTGGTCCTGTGCAACTACGACCAGGCAGCGGAAGTGGTCGGCGACCAGCTCGCCGAGCTACTGGCGCGGCTCCCATAA
- a CDS encoding C39 family peptidase has product MRSACLLATILPLLCVAALADAPYADVLIADVPHVVQKPDFCGEACAEMYLRKRGHIITQDQVFNASGLDPTLGRGCYTAELDTALGRLGFRTGAVRYTVAAARADQQLEEQWGALHADLLQGVPSIVCMHYSDQPRTTEHFRLVLGYRAESDEVVYHEPAEVDGAYRRMPRTQFLKLWPLKYEAKRWQVIRFRLAADKIVAPPATEGFTSADYAQHILELKKKLPSHGDFTIVVQPPFVVIGDESRDTVRRRAEDTVKFAVDRLKRDFFQRDPAEILDIWLFKDDASYRRNAKTIFNDEPTTPFGYYSSTNKALVMNIATGGGTLVHEIVHPFMRANFAECPPWFNEGLGSLYEQSCDRDGHIRGLTNWRLRGLQDALRGDGVPTIEALTAMDTDAFYEHDRGTNYSQSRYLCYYLQEKGLLVKFYRAFVAAQADDPTGYKTLQATLGETDMAAFQRKWEKYVLKLRFP; this is encoded by the coding sequence ATGCGCTCTGCCTGCCTGCTCGCGACGATCCTGCCACTTCTGTGTGTCGCCGCCCTTGCCGACGCTCCCTATGCCGACGTCCTCATCGCGGACGTGCCGCACGTCGTCCAGAAGCCCGACTTCTGCGGCGAGGCCTGCGCCGAGATGTACCTCCGCAAGCGCGGCCATATCATCACGCAGGACCAGGTGTTCAACGCGTCCGGCCTGGACCCGACCCTCGGCCGCGGTTGCTACACGGCCGAGCTGGACACCGCCCTTGGTCGCCTGGGATTTAGGACCGGCGCGGTCCGCTACACGGTGGCGGCGGCCCGGGCGGACCAGCAACTCGAAGAGCAGTGGGGGGCCTTGCATGCCGATCTCCTCCAGGGTGTACCGTCCATCGTCTGCATGCACTACAGCGACCAGCCGCGGACCACCGAGCATTTCCGGCTGGTCCTCGGCTATCGCGCGGAGTCCGACGAAGTCGTCTATCACGAGCCGGCGGAAGTCGACGGCGCGTACCGGCGTATGCCGCGCACGCAGTTCCTCAAGCTCTGGCCGCTCAAGTACGAAGCCAAGCGGTGGCAGGTCATCCGCTTTCGTCTCGCGGCGGACAAGATTGTGGCTCCGCCGGCGACGGAGGGCTTCACCAGCGCGGACTATGCTCAGCACATTCTCGAGCTGAAGAAGAAGCTGCCGTCGCATGGCGACTTCACGATCGTCGTGCAGCCGCCCTTCGTTGTCATCGGCGACGAGTCACGCGACACGGTCCGCCGACGCGCGGAGGACACCGTGAAATTCGCCGTCGATCGCCTGAAGCGCGATTTCTTCCAGCGCGATCCGGCGGAGATCCTCGACATCTGGTTGTTCAAGGATGATGCCAGCTACCGGCGAAACGCGAAAACGATCTTCAACGACGAGCCCACGACGCCGTTCGGGTATTACTCGAGCACGAACAAGGCGCTGGTGATGAACATCGCGACGGGTGGTGGAACGCTGGTGCACGAGATCGTGCATCCGTTCATGCGCGCGAATTTCGCGGAGTGTCCGCCGTGGTTCAACGAGGGGCTGGGCAGCCTGTACGAGCAGAGCTGCGACCGGGACGGCCACATTCGCGGCCTGACGAACTGGCGGCTGCGCGGCTTGCAGGACGCGCTCCGCGGCGACGGCGTGCCGACGATCGAGGCGCTGACGGCGATGGACACGGACGCGTTCTACGAGCACGACCGCGGGACGAACTACTCCCAGTCGCGCTATCTGTGCTACTACTTGCAGGAGAAGGGCCTGCTGGTGAAGTTTTATCGCGCCTTCGTCGCTGCGCAGGCAGACGACCCGACGGGCTACAAGACACTGCAAGCCACGCTTGGCGAAACCGACATGGCCGCCTTCCAACGCAAGTGGGAAAAGTACGTCCTGAAGCTGAGATTCCCGTAA
- a CDS encoding acyl-CoA dehydrogenase family protein, which produces MPNFFTDNDDILFLFHHMDLAELARVQERGFAEGRAGATAPGQHPKAGAEDTAQEQWHKEQCHTCDYAPVDEADAIDNYRRILEIVGDVAGNTIAPRAEQIDAEGNTLNEDGTVTLHPLVQDNLRRLAQADLMGFTLPRKYGGLNCPNLIYSMAIEIVSRADASLMNIFGLQGIAETINAFADDAVKDEYLPRFARGEVTGAMVLTEPDAGSDLQAVRLRAIEENGQWYLRGVKRFITNGCGEILLTLARSEADIADGRGLSLFLSERSNRIRVRHLEHKLGIHGSPTCELVYDDAPAKLIGQRQRGLITYVMALMNGARVGIAGQSLGIAEAAYRLARTYANSRKQFGGPIERLPAVADMITEMKIAIEAARALTYETSRVCDIENNNTMVLEFSPPADKDELKARKELARTLKRLNGMLTPMSKYYASEMCNRVADMGLQVLGGSGYMRDYPAERYLRDARITNIYEGTSQLQIVAAVRGVCSGAFEKRVLEFEERNYADPVLAELKQKLVEGRMHVLNSIAFVKSQSTDYLDLAGRRLVDAAAAVFIGHLLLQQAAGPAGAPGPQAILSEAKLAALRQRKQRVARRFIDVEMAKVRLNAELIATGDRTPLEEYALIAGPVPAKD; this is translated from the coding sequence ATGCCCAACTTCTTCACTGACAACGACGACATCCTTTTCCTCTTCCACCACATGGACCTCGCCGAGCTGGCGCGAGTGCAGGAACGCGGGTTCGCGGAGGGGCGCGCGGGTGCTACTGCTCCGGGGCAGCACCCGAAGGCCGGCGCGGAAGACACTGCTCAAGAGCAGTGGCACAAGGAGCAGTGTCACACGTGCGACTATGCGCCCGTCGACGAGGCTGATGCGATCGACAACTATCGTCGCATCCTCGAAATCGTCGGCGACGTTGCCGGCAATACCATCGCCCCGCGCGCGGAGCAGATCGACGCCGAGGGCAACACGCTCAACGAGGACGGCACCGTCACGCTGCATCCGCTCGTGCAGGACAACCTGCGCCGGCTGGCGCAGGCCGACCTGATGGGCTTCACCCTGCCCCGTAAGTACGGGGGGCTGAACTGCCCGAACCTGATCTACTCGATGGCCATCGAGATCGTCAGCCGGGCCGATGCCTCGCTGATGAACATCTTCGGCCTGCAGGGCATCGCCGAGACGATCAATGCCTTCGCCGACGACGCGGTCAAGGACGAGTACCTGCCGCGATTCGCGCGCGGCGAGGTTACGGGGGCGATGGTCCTCACCGAGCCCGACGCCGGCAGCGATCTTCAGGCCGTCCGCCTGCGGGCGATCGAGGAAAACGGGCAGTGGTACCTGCGCGGCGTGAAGCGGTTCATCACGAACGGCTGCGGCGAGATCCTGCTCACGCTGGCGCGCAGCGAGGCGGACATCGCCGACGGGCGCGGGCTGAGCCTGTTCCTGTCGGAGCGCAGCAACCGCATCCGCGTCCGACACCTGGAGCACAAGCTTGGTATTCACGGGTCGCCGACGTGCGAACTCGTCTATGACGACGCACCGGCGAAGCTGATCGGCCAGCGGCAACGCGGACTCATCACCTACGTCATGGCGCTCATGAATGGCGCCCGCGTCGGCATCGCCGGGCAGTCGCTCGGCATCGCCGAGGCGGCGTATCGGCTGGCGCGGACGTATGCGAACTCGCGCAAGCAGTTCGGCGGGCCGATCGAGCGGCTGCCGGCGGTCGCGGACATGATCACGGAAATGAAGATCGCGATCGAGGCGGCCCGCGCGCTGACGTACGAGACGAGCCGCGTGTGCGACATCGAAAACAACAACACGATGGTGCTGGAATTCAGCCCGCCAGCCGACAAGGACGAGTTGAAGGCGCGCAAGGAACTCGCGCGGACGCTGAAGCGGCTCAACGGCATGCTCACGCCGATGAGCAAGTATTACGCATCCGAGATGTGCAATCGCGTGGCGGACATGGGGCTGCAGGTCCTGGGCGGGTCGGGCTACATGCGGGACTATCCGGCGGAACGCTACCTGCGCGACGCCCGCATCACGAATATCTACGAGGGCACGAGCCAGCTTCAGATCGTGGCGGCGGTGCGCGGCGTGTGCTCGGGGGCGTTCGAGAAACGCGTGCTGGAGTTCGAGGAACGCAACTACGCCGACCCGGTGCTGGCGGAGCTGAAGCAGAAGCTCGTCGAGGGGCGGATGCACGTGCTGAACTCGATCGCGTTCGTGAAGAGCCAGAGCACGGACTATCTCGATCTGGCGGGCCGGCGACTGGTCGATGCGGCGGCGGCGGTGTTCATCGGGCATCTGCTGCTGCAACAGGCGGCGGGGCCGGCGGGCGCGCCGGGGCCGCAGGCGATTCTGTCCGAGGCGAAGCTGGCGGCGCTGCGGCAACGGAAGCAGCGCGTGGCGCGGCGGTTCATCGACGTTGAGATGGCGAAGGTGCGGCTGAACGCGGAGCTGATCGCGACTGGCGACCGTACGCCGCTGGAGGAATATGCGCTAATTGCGGGGCCGGTGCCGGCGAAGGATTAG
- a CDS encoding electron transfer flavoprotein subunit alpha/FixB family protein — MIPVNRQGEVWVFAEQEDAALHDVALELCGKARELAERLGVKMGAVLVGWNARELSYRLIQHGADNVYLVEDRRLEHYQTQPYARAICTLIEKHKPQIVLFGATALGRDLAPRVASQMRCGLTADCTDLDIADVPDPAAKVTHKNLLLQIRPAFGGNIIATIINPERWPQMATVREGVMPLREPNMQRKGEIVAEKVQFEEQDFAVRLIQRHREPRKVNLKGARTIVAGGGGVGSKANFKVIHDLAGAIGGAVGASRAAVDGGFIDKAHQVGQTGTTVRPALYIACGISGAIQHRAGMEESAKIVAINWDKEAPIFGVAHYGIVGDLNQVIPMMVKAIKERPKE, encoded by the coding sequence ATGATTCCTGTGAATCGACAAGGCGAGGTCTGGGTTTTCGCGGAGCAGGAAGACGCCGCGCTGCATGATGTCGCGCTGGAGCTCTGCGGCAAGGCGCGCGAGCTGGCTGAACGGCTGGGCGTGAAGATGGGCGCGGTGCTCGTCGGCTGGAATGCCCGCGAGCTGTCGTACCGGCTGATTCAGCATGGTGCGGACAACGTCTATCTCGTCGAGGATCGGCGGCTGGAGCACTACCAGACGCAGCCGTACGCGCGCGCGATCTGCACGCTGATCGAGAAGCACAAGCCGCAGATCGTGCTGTTCGGCGCGACCGCGCTCGGCCGCGACCTGGCGCCGCGCGTGGCTTCACAGATGCGCTGCGGACTGACCGCGGACTGCACCGATCTCGACATCGCCGACGTGCCCGATCCGGCGGCGAAGGTCACGCACAAGAACCTGCTGCTGCAGATCCGGCCCGCGTTCGGCGGGAACATCATCGCGACGATCATCAATCCCGAGCGCTGGCCGCAGATGGCGACGGTACGCGAGGGCGTCATGCCGCTGCGCGAGCCGAACATGCAGCGCAAGGGCGAAATCGTGGCGGAGAAGGTCCAGTTCGAGGAGCAGGATTTCGCCGTCCGGCTGATTCAGCGGCACCGCGAGCCGCGGAAGGTGAACCTGAAGGGCGCGCGGACGATCGTCGCGGGCGGCGGCGGCGTGGGGAGCAAGGCGAACTTCAAGGTGATTCACGATTTGGCAGGCGCGATCGGCGGGGCCGTGGGCGCGTCGCGGGCCGCGGTCGATGGCGGGTTCATCGACAAGGCGCACCAGGTGGGCCAGACCGGCACGACCGTGCGGCCCGCGCTGTACATCGCATGCGGCATCAGCGGCGCGATCCAGCACCGGGCGGGCATGGAAGAGTCGGCCAAGATCGTGGCGATCAACTGGGACAAGGAAGCGCCGATCTTCGGCGTGGCGCATTACGGGATCGTCGGGGATTTGAACCAGGTGATTCCGATGATGGTGAAGGCGATCAAGGAGCGGCCGAAGGAATAA
- a CDS encoding electron transfer flavoprotein subunit beta/FixA family protein, with the protein MKADGTVNRAALPTVFNPEDLHALEVALQVRDRYGGTVTVISMGPPKAADVLRDCLYRGADRAILLTDRRAAASDTLATSYILSRAIRTLGQYDFVFCGRQAIDGDTAQVGPQCAEKLGIPQVTYLEELVELKDRTARIRRNVGNGWELVEVRLPVLITVLDTAAEPRPPAARRVMKYKRAVVRAELEAAVKEESKAGALLSPGEHKAPAELSPAALEAEVERRAETLRARGLMMDQWGLDDIKADLSWCGLAGSPTKVHRVQAIVLTKEGYTEIPPTEEGVRRLIRELVVDHTLG; encoded by the coding sequence ATGAAGGCCGACGGCACCGTCAACCGCGCCGCCCTGCCGACCGTGTTCAACCCCGAAGACCTCCATGCGCTGGAGGTCGCACTCCAGGTCCGCGACCGCTACGGCGGGACCGTGACCGTCATCAGCATGGGCCCGCCGAAGGCCGCGGACGTGCTCCGCGACTGCCTCTATCGCGGCGCCGACCGGGCCATCCTGCTCACCGATCGCCGGGCCGCCGCCAGCGACACGCTCGCGACGAGCTACATCCTCAGCCGGGCGATCCGCACGCTCGGCCAGTACGACTTCGTCTTCTGCGGCCGGCAGGCCATCGACGGCGACACCGCGCAGGTCGGGCCGCAGTGCGCCGAGAAGCTCGGCATCCCGCAGGTGACGTACCTGGAGGAACTCGTCGAGCTGAAGGACCGCACCGCCCGTATTCGCCGGAACGTCGGCAATGGGTGGGAGCTGGTCGAAGTGCGGCTGCCGGTGCTGATCACGGTGCTCGACACAGCGGCCGAGCCGCGTCCGCCGGCCGCACGGCGCGTGATGAAGTACAAGCGCGCGGTGGTGCGGGCGGAGTTGGAGGCGGCGGTGAAGGAAGAAAGCAAAGCAGGAGCTTTGCTGTCCCCGGGAGAGCACAAAGCTCCAGCTGAGTTGTCGCCGGCGGCGCTGGAGGCCGAGGTTGAACGGCGGGCGGAGACGCTGCGGGCGCGGGGGCTGATGATGGACCAGTGGGGGCTGGACGACATCAAAGCGGACCTGAGCTGGTGCGGTCTGGCCGGCTCGCCGACGAAGGTGCACCGCGTGCAGGCGATCGTGCTCACGAAAGAGGGCTACACCGAGATTCCGCCGACGGAAGAGGGCGTGCGCAGACTGATCCGCGAACTCGTCGTGGATCACACGCTGGGATGA
- a CDS encoding enoyl-ACP reductase has protein sequence MGLMDGKKGIIFGVANDRSIAWHIAERLHAEGAELAFTHLPPPKMERRVRLLAEPLGATCIVPCDVTDDAQIKAAFQEANRQIGPLDFILHSIAYASRAALSNPYYKTSRADFAQALDISVYSLVALCQHGLRYLNAGASILTLSYLGAVKMVPGYNVMGVCKAALESSVRYLAGELGREKDIRVNAISAGPVQTLSAAGVSDFDKILRHYPLKAPLHRNIRPTEIGTSGLYFLSDLSSGVTGEVHYVDCGYSIVGW, from the coding sequence ATGGGCCTGATGGACGGGAAGAAGGGCATCATCTTCGGCGTCGCGAACGACCGTTCGATCGCGTGGCACATCGCCGAGCGGCTGCACGCCGAGGGCGCCGAGCTGGCGTTCACGCACCTGCCGCCGCCGAAGATGGAACGCCGCGTCCGGCTGCTGGCCGAGCCGCTGGGGGCGACGTGCATCGTGCCCTGCGACGTGACCGATGACGCCCAGATCAAGGCCGCGTTTCAGGAGGCGAACCGGCAGATCGGCCCGCTCGACTTCATCCTGCACTCGATCGCGTACGCCAGCCGGGCGGCCCTGTCGAACCCGTACTACAAGACGAGCCGCGCCGACTTCGCCCAGGCGCTGGACATCAGCGTCTACTCGCTCGTCGCCCTGTGCCAGCACGGCCTGCGCTACCTGAACGCGGGCGCGAGCATCCTGACGCTCAGCTACCTCGGCGCCGTCAAGATGGTCCCCGGCTACAACGTCATGGGCGTCTGCAAGGCCGCCCTCGAATCCAGCGTCCGCTACCTCGCCGGCGAGCTCGGCCGCGAGAAGGACATCCGTGTCAACGCAATCTCCGCCGGCCCGGTGCAGACGCTGTCGGCCGCCGGCGTCAGCGACTTCGACAAGATCCTGCGGCACTATCCGCTGAAGGCCCCGCTGCACCGCAACATCCGCCCGACGGAAATCGGCACGAGCGGGTTGTACTTCCTGAGCGATCTATCGAGCGGCGTAACCGGCGAGGTCCACTACGTCGATTGCGGCTACAGCATCGTCGGCTGGTAG
- a CDS encoding (2Fe-2S)-binding protein, with protein sequence MGTTRCDCKQLSFIALRSYARRHGITDIEELIRQTGCCTGCGTCRPHLEEFLRTGEVRYGERTFKLPDIDPPAKT encoded by the coding sequence ATGGGCACCACCCGCTGTGACTGCAAGCAACTCAGCTTCATCGCCCTGCGCAGCTATGCCCGCCGGCATGGGATCACCGATATCGAAGAGTTGATCCGCCAGACCGGTTGCTGCACCGGCTGCGGCACGTGCCGGCCACACCTCGAAGAGTTCCTCCGCACCGGCGAAGTCCGCTACGGCGAGCGGACGTTCAAGCTGCCGGACATCGATCCGCCGGCGAAGACGTAG